The sequence GATCCCAGCCAGGTTGACCAGCTTCTGGCCAACCTGTGCCTGAATGCCCGCGATGCCATCTCCGGCAAGGGCGAGATCGCCATTGAAACCGGCAATGCCCCCCTGGATGCGGCGGCAAAACGACAGAACGCAATTGCGCCGGGCAGTTACGTCAAGATTTCAGTGCGGGATAACGGATGCGGCATGGACAAAGAAACGCTGACGCATATTTTTGAGCCGTTCTTCACCACGAAACGCGTGGGCCAGGGCGCCGGCCTGGGGCTGGCCACAGTTTACGGCATCGTGAAGCAAAATGAAGGATATATCAATGTCCTCAGCAAGCCGGGGCATGGCACAACCTTTGAAATCTATTTTCCCCGGAATGTTGCCGCGGCAAAAACCGCCAAACCGGAAAAAGCCGGCGCCTCCCCGGGAGAGGCCAGGCACGGCAAGGAAACCGTGCTGGTGGTGGAGGATGAACCCCAACTGATAAAATTGATTTGGATGATATTAGAATCGCTGGATTACAAGGTGCTAATCGCCGTTACGCCCGGCGAAGCCATCCGGCTGGCCGAAAAGCATACCGGCCCTATTCATCTCCTCGTGACCGATCTGGTCATGCCGGAAATGAACGGGTTGGAATTATCCAGGGAAATACTGAAGCGCCATCCTAAAATCAAGTCCCTCTTCATGTCCGGGCATTCGCCGGGCCTGATCGGCATGAAGGGATTCATGGAAGAAAATGCGGATTTTATCCAAAAGCCGTATTCAATCAGGGACCTGGCCGCCAAGGTTCGCGAAGTGCTGGACCGGAAACAGGACGCGGAGCGTGAAGAATGACATGCGCGGGACCGGCGGTCTGACGGCAACCGCGGCGGTTCAGAATTCCTGGCGGCTGGTATAGGGACACGGCCGGTTGTTTTTAACAAAGACGCAGTTCCGGCTGCACGATTCTATATGCACCGTCACTTCGCTTTCAGATACGGCGGCGGCAATATCATGTTTCAGCTCCGTGATAATCTGGTGAGCCTTTTTAACCGACATGTGTTCCGGCATGACCAGATGGATATCCACAAACTGCTTGCGCCCCGCCGATCTTGTTCTGATATTCCTGAAATCGCAATACCGTTCATGATGACGGGCCAACGCCTTGATCACGTCCATCTGGCTCGGCTCCCCGATTGAGGCGTCCAGGAGTTTCACGAATGCTTCCCGGAGAAGCCGCGCCGAAGGGAACGCAATCAGCGCGCTCACAAGCAGGGTGACTACGGGATCAACATAATCGGCCAAGGTCAAAAATCCGGCGTTATTGAAAATCAGCACCAGCGCAAAAGACAAAGTAATCGCCAGTGAAATGAACCCTTCCAGGCGGAAATGTATCCCTTCGGCCCGCAGGGCCGGCGACGCGTGCTTTTTCGCAAGTTTAAGGATAAATCCCGCCCCCCAGAAATTGATGACCACGCCCAGGAAACTGGCGGCCATGCCGATAAA is a genomic window of Kiritimatiellia bacterium containing:
- a CDS encoding cation diffusion facilitator family transporter is translated as MKKNKGMLAAVRVSLFSNIVLFLIKLVTLLIVNSLAVAADLGISVIALCVSGILYYAIKLSGKPADIFHNYGYGKIENVTEAIEGVVLIGLALAMSVQALMHIVKPGEVHAPFIGMAASFLGVVINFWGAGFILKLAKKHASPALRAEGIHFRLEGFISLAITLSFALVLIFNNAGFLTLADYVDPVVTLLVSALIAFPSARLLREAFVKLLDASIGEPSQMDVIKALARHHERYCDFRNIRTRSAGRKQFVDIHLVMPEHMSVKKAHQIITELKHDIAAAVSESEVTVHIESCSRNCVFVKNNRPCPYTSRQEF